A stretch of the Triplophysa dalaica isolate WHDGS20190420 chromosome 19, ASM1584641v1, whole genome shotgun sequence genome encodes the following:
- the st6gal1 gene encoding beta-galactoside alpha-2,6-sialyltransferase 1 isoform X1 yields the protein MRYKIPGAAMDRVSLLWRLRRRARRGALCMALFCMTMAVLYTFCAENSIPVTDAIFGVKARTRAQPRAHSIVKVLRGTGSKPIYTDPQKLPGVIPGDPQKPIPILSSSNYSIERSNKVSNLKGKRREHGLFYWLLAQPLRRAVETIFGRKRKEIMGAASGDEVFFGPHGALGEVWNEEMSSTMLGKRLRKVVQNYQAMNKYGVQYPRAESGAHRSKLSGPELLCQIKEMVQITTLTQDMEPFAGFSWASQLSPRQLISDIGPFKTCAVVSSAGSLKNSGLGKEIDAHDAVIRFNAAPTTGFEKDVGSKTTVRLINSQVMASEDHHFLSSSLYSAGILVSWDPAPHSSDLREWYNKTDYPIFKQYQRYRRLHPQQPFYILHPRMEWQLWQRIQDNMGESIQKNPPSSGLLGTVLMMSLCEVVHVYEFLPSRRKTELCHYYQRFSDAACTLGAYHPLLYEKNLVKRMNQGSDRDIYMYGRITLPGLKTLNCTHGSTSGMISKT from the exons ATGAGATACAAG ATCCCAGGAGCCGCTATGGATCGTGTTAGCCTACTTTGGCGGCTGCGTCGTCGTGCACGTCGAGGGGCCCTGTGCATGGCACTGTTTTGTATGACTATGGCTGTCCTATACACCTTTTGTGCTGAAAACAGCATACCTGTCACAGATGCCATTTTTGGGGTGAAGGCAAGAACTCGAGCTCAACCGAGGGCACATTCTATTGTAAAG gtACTGCGTGGAACAGGGTCGAAGCCCATTTATACAGACCCTCAAAAGCTCCCAGGGGTCATTCCTGGAGACCCTCAAAAGCCAATTCCCATCCTGTCATCTTCCAACTACTCTATAGAGCGCAGTAATAAGGTGAGCAACCTCAAGGGCAAAAGAAGAGAACATGGGCTTTTTTACTGGCTTCTGGCTCAACCATTAAGACGTGCCGTAGAGACTATTTTTGGAAGAAAACGGAAAGAAATTATGGGTGCTGCGAGTGGAGATGAAGTTTTTTTCGGGCCTCATGGGGCACTCGGAGAGGTCTGGAATGAAGAGATGTCAAGCACCATGCTGGGAAAAAGGCTGAGGAAGGTGGTACAGAACTATCAG GCAATGAATAAATATGGGGTTCAGTACCCTAGAGCTGAGAGTGGAGCACATCGGTCAAAACTCAGTGGACCTGAACTTCTTTGTCAGATTAAGGAGATGGTACAAATTACAACTTTAACACAAGACATGGAGCCATTTGCTGGGTTTTCATGGGCTTCTCAGTTATCTCCACGCCAACTCATTTCTGATATCGGCCCATTCAAGACCTGCGCAGTGGTTTCGTCTGCGGGTTCTCTAAAAAATTCTGGATTGGGAAAAGAAATAG ATGCTCATGATGCAGTGATACGGTTCAATGCTGCACCGACAACAGGCTTCGAAAAAGACGTGGGCTCAAAAACAACAGTGCGTTTGATCAACTCTCAG GTTATGGCATCAGAAGATCATCATTTCCTATCAAGCTCTTTGTACAGTGCGGGTATTTTAGTAAGCTGGGATCCTGCCCCTCACTCTTCTGATCTGCGGGAG TGGTACAATAAAACAGACTACCCAATATTTAAACAGTACCAGCGATATCGACGCTTACACCCTCAACAGCCATTTTACATTCTGCACCCACGAATGGAGTGGCAGTTGTGGCAGCGAATCCAAGACAACATGGGCGAGTCTATACAAAAAAATCCACCCTCATCCGGCCTGTTAG GCACTGTTTTAATGATGTCTCTGTGTGAAGTGGTACATGTGTACGAGTTCTTGCCCTCCCGTCGAAAAACCGAACTCTGCCACTATTACCAGCGCTTCAGTGATGCCGCCTGCACCCTGGGGGCCTACCATCCATTACTGTATGAGAAAAACCTGGTAAAGAGGATGAATCAGGGGTCTGACCGTGATATTTACATGTATGGCAGGATCACTCTTCCTGGGCTAAAGACACTTAACTGCACACACGGCTCAACGTCCGGCATGATATCAAAGACTTAG
- the st6gal1 gene encoding beta-galactoside alpha-2,6-sialyltransferase 1 isoform X2 encodes MDRVSLLWRLRRRARRGALCMALFCMTMAVLYTFCAENSIPVTDAIFGVKARTRAQPRAHSIVKVLRGTGSKPIYTDPQKLPGVIPGDPQKPIPILSSSNYSIERSNKVSNLKGKRREHGLFYWLLAQPLRRAVETIFGRKRKEIMGAASGDEVFFGPHGALGEVWNEEMSSTMLGKRLRKVVQNYQAMNKYGVQYPRAESGAHRSKLSGPELLCQIKEMVQITTLTQDMEPFAGFSWASQLSPRQLISDIGPFKTCAVVSSAGSLKNSGLGKEIDAHDAVIRFNAAPTTGFEKDVGSKTTVRLINSQVMASEDHHFLSSSLYSAGILVSWDPAPHSSDLREWYNKTDYPIFKQYQRYRRLHPQQPFYILHPRMEWQLWQRIQDNMGESIQKNPPSSGLLGTVLMMSLCEVVHVYEFLPSRRKTELCHYYQRFSDAACTLGAYHPLLYEKNLVKRMNQGSDRDIYMYGRITLPGLKTLNCTHGSTSGMISKT; translated from the exons ATGGATCGTGTTAGCCTACTTTGGCGGCTGCGTCGTCGTGCACGTCGAGGGGCCCTGTGCATGGCACTGTTTTGTATGACTATGGCTGTCCTATACACCTTTTGTGCTGAAAACAGCATACCTGTCACAGATGCCATTTTTGGGGTGAAGGCAAGAACTCGAGCTCAACCGAGGGCACATTCTATTGTAAAG gtACTGCGTGGAACAGGGTCGAAGCCCATTTATACAGACCCTCAAAAGCTCCCAGGGGTCATTCCTGGAGACCCTCAAAAGCCAATTCCCATCCTGTCATCTTCCAACTACTCTATAGAGCGCAGTAATAAGGTGAGCAACCTCAAGGGCAAAAGAAGAGAACATGGGCTTTTTTACTGGCTTCTGGCTCAACCATTAAGACGTGCCGTAGAGACTATTTTTGGAAGAAAACGGAAAGAAATTATGGGTGCTGCGAGTGGAGATGAAGTTTTTTTCGGGCCTCATGGGGCACTCGGAGAGGTCTGGAATGAAGAGATGTCAAGCACCATGCTGGGAAAAAGGCTGAGGAAGGTGGTACAGAACTATCAG GCAATGAATAAATATGGGGTTCAGTACCCTAGAGCTGAGAGTGGAGCACATCGGTCAAAACTCAGTGGACCTGAACTTCTTTGTCAGATTAAGGAGATGGTACAAATTACAACTTTAACACAAGACATGGAGCCATTTGCTGGGTTTTCATGGGCTTCTCAGTTATCTCCACGCCAACTCATTTCTGATATCGGCCCATTCAAGACCTGCGCAGTGGTTTCGTCTGCGGGTTCTCTAAAAAATTCTGGATTGGGAAAAGAAATAG ATGCTCATGATGCAGTGATACGGTTCAATGCTGCACCGACAACAGGCTTCGAAAAAGACGTGGGCTCAAAAACAACAGTGCGTTTGATCAACTCTCAG GTTATGGCATCAGAAGATCATCATTTCCTATCAAGCTCTTTGTACAGTGCGGGTATTTTAGTAAGCTGGGATCCTGCCCCTCACTCTTCTGATCTGCGGGAG TGGTACAATAAAACAGACTACCCAATATTTAAACAGTACCAGCGATATCGACGCTTACACCCTCAACAGCCATTTTACATTCTGCACCCACGAATGGAGTGGCAGTTGTGGCAGCGAATCCAAGACAACATGGGCGAGTCTATACAAAAAAATCCACCCTCATCCGGCCTGTTAG GCACTGTTTTAATGATGTCTCTGTGTGAAGTGGTACATGTGTACGAGTTCTTGCCCTCCCGTCGAAAAACCGAACTCTGCCACTATTACCAGCGCTTCAGTGATGCCGCCTGCACCCTGGGGGCCTACCATCCATTACTGTATGAGAAAAACCTGGTAAAGAGGATGAATCAGGGGTCTGACCGTGATATTTACATGTATGGCAGGATCACTCTTCCTGGGCTAAAGACACTTAACTGCACACACGGCTCAACGTCCGGCATGATATCAAAGACTTAG